A single window of Nomascus leucogenys isolate Asia chromosome 18, Asia_NLE_v1, whole genome shotgun sequence DNA harbors:
- the ATOH7 gene encoding protein atonal homolog 7: MKSCKPSGLPAGARVAPPCAGGAECAGTCAGAGRLESAARRRLAANARERRRMQGLNTAFDRLRRVVPQWGQDKKLSKYETLQMALSYIMALTRILAEAERFSSEQDWVDLHCEHFGRDHYLPFPGAKLPGESELYSQRLFGFQPEPFQMAT; encoded by the coding sequence ATGAAGTCCTGCAAGCCCAGCGGCCTGCCGGCGGGAGCGCGCGTTGCACCCCCGTGCGCGGGCGGCGCCGAGTGCGCGGGCACGTGCGCCGGGGCCGGGCGGCTGGAGAGCGCGGCGCGCAGGCGCCTGGCGGCCAACGCGCGCGAGCGCCGCCGCATGCAGGGGCTCAACACGGCCTTCGACCGCTTACGCAGGGTGGTACCCCAGTGGGGCCAGGATAAAAAGCTGTCCAAGTACGAGACCCTGCAGATGGCGCTGAGCTACATCATGGCTCTGACCCGGATCCTGGCCGAGGCCGAGCGATTCAGCTCGGAGCAGGACTGGGTGGATCTCCACTGTGAGCACTTCGGCCGCGACCACTACCTCCCGTTCCCGGGCGCGAAGCTGCCGGGCGAGAGCGAGCTGTACAGCCAGAGACTTTTCGGCTTCCAGCCCGAGCCCTTCCAGATGGCCACCTAG